In Caldicellulosiruptor morganii, the following proteins share a genomic window:
- a CDS encoding DNA recombination protein RmuC — MEAALLALVIILLIVNILTVIILRKQPFQTELERRFENIEKMLNKLQSLTLDQISQNRVDVQNTISSFGNLLMSRFSDFSAFQKSQFDSFSAQILNLTATSYEKLEAIRKEVDFKLSQIQEQNERKLEQIRQTVDNQLQTTLETKLGESFRLVSERLELVHRGLGEMQTLANGVGDLKKILSNVKVRGVLGELQLGNIIDQILDASQYERNVRIKPHTQEQVEFAIKIPSKNANEDEFIYLPVDSKFPIESYERLLEAQEKNDTEAISRFSKELENSIKQNAKTIKEKYIDPPKTTDFAIMFLPAEGLYAEVLRIPGLFEYVQREYKVIIAGPTTISAILNSLALGFKTLAIEKRTSEVWELLSAVKTEFSRFGDILEKVRKKLIEAQDTIDTAAKKTRTIERKLKSVQSLSSDEAVKNILYNDQIEEEV; from the coding sequence GTGGAAGCTGCGCTTCTTGCACTTGTGATAATTTTACTTATTGTCAATATATTAACTGTTATAATTTTGAGAAAGCAACCTTTTCAAACAGAGCTTGAAAGAAGGTTTGAAAATATAGAAAAGATGCTGAATAAGCTGCAAAGTCTTACCTTGGATCAGATTTCCCAGAACAGAGTTGATGTGCAAAACACCATAAGCTCATTTGGGAATCTTTTGATGAGCAGGTTTTCAGACTTTTCAGCATTTCAAAAATCCCAGTTTGATTCCTTCTCAGCTCAAATTTTAAACCTGACAGCCACAAGCTATGAGAAGCTTGAAGCGATAAGAAAAGAAGTGGACTTTAAACTTTCGCAAATCCAGGAACAAAACGAGAGGAAACTTGAACAGATTCGCCAGACAGTGGACAACCAGCTTCAGACAACTCTGGAAACAAAGCTTGGTGAGTCGTTCAGGCTTGTGTCAGAGCGGCTTGAGCTTGTGCACAGAGGACTTGGCGAGATGCAGACACTGGCAAATGGAGTTGGTGACCTTAAAAAGATTTTGAGCAATGTGAAGGTGCGCGGTGTGCTGGGCGAACTTCAGCTTGGGAACATCATAGACCAGATTCTGGATGCTTCTCAGTATGAAAGAAATGTGAGAATAAAACCTCATACCCAGGAACAGGTGGAGTTTGCCATAAAGATTCCTTCTAAAAATGCAAATGAAGATGAATTTATATACCTTCCTGTAGATTCCAAGTTTCCTATTGAAAGCTATGAACGTTTGCTTGAGGCACAGGAAAAAAATGATACTGAAGCAATCTCAAGGTTTTCCAAAGAGCTTGAAAACTCAATAAAGCAAAATGCAAAGACAATCAAGGAAAAATACATAGACCCGCCAAAAACAACCGATTTTGCAATCATGTTTTTGCCAGCAGAAGGACTTTATGCAGAAGTTCTGCGAATTCCCGGGCTTTTTGAATATGTTCAGAGGGAATACAAAGTGATAATTGCAGGTCCCACAACCATCTCAGCCATTTTGAATAGTTTGGCGCTTGGGTTTAAAACCCTTGCAATTGAAAAGAGAACAAGTGAGGTGTGGGAGCTTCTTTCTGCTGTAAAGACCGAGTTTTCAAGGTTTGGAGATATTCTGGAAAAGGTCAGAAAGAAACTCATTGAAGCGCAGGACACCATAGACACTGCTGCAAAGAAGACAAGGACCATCGAAAGAAAGCTCAAAAGTGTTCAGAGCCTTTCTTCTGATGAAGCTGTCAAAAATATTTTATATAATGATCAGATTGAGGAAGAAGTGTAA
- a CDS encoding 2-isopropylmalate synthase — MARVEFNPKTNLIEQAAYKYSLQDVPEPNLYREIFPYTEIPKIAFNHRHVPMFVPDEIWITDTTFRDGQQARSPYTVEQIVRLYDYLHELDNDSGVIRQTEFFLYSKKDREAVIKCMERGYRYPEVTSWIRARKEDFQLVKEMGIKETGILVSCSDYHIFKKLNMTRKQAMEMYLSIVEAALENGIIPRCHFEDITRADFYGFVVPFANELMKLARQANMPVKIRACDTLGLGVSYPGVALPRSVQGIIYGLRHYAEVPSEWLEWHGHNDFYKAVVNSGTAWLYGASAVNCSLLGIGERTGNTPLEAMVIEYAQLRGTTKNMRLEVITEIADYFEKELDYEIPPRTPFVGRAFNATRAGIHADGILKDEEIYNIFDTKKILNRPIVIAVDAHSGLAGIAAWINTYFRLEGDQKIDKRDPRVAKIKEWVDKEYENGRTTVIGDDELEMVVREVMPELFRMHESRVK; from the coding sequence ATGGCGAGAGTAGAATTTAACCCTAAGACAAATCTGATTGAGCAGGCAGCGTATAAATATTCACTCCAGGATGTTCCTGAACCAAACCTTTACAGAGAAATATTCCCGTATACAGAAATTCCAAAAATAGCATTCAACCACAGGCATGTTCCTATGTTTGTGCCTGATGAGATATGGATAACAGATACAACATTCAGAGATGGTCAGCAGGCAAGGTCTCCGTATACAGTTGAACAGATTGTAAGGCTTTATGATTATTTGCACGAGCTTGACAATGACTCCGGTGTTATAAGACAGACAGAGTTTTTCCTGTATTCAAAAAAAGATAGAGAAGCGGTTATAAAGTGCATGGAAAGAGGTTACCGCTATCCAGAGGTTACATCATGGATAAGGGCACGAAAAGAGGATTTTCAGCTTGTAAAAGAAATGGGCATTAAAGAGACTGGAATTCTGGTATCATGCTCGGACTACCACATTTTCAAAAAGCTCAACATGACAAGAAAACAGGCAATGGAGATGTATCTTTCAATTGTCGAGGCAGCACTTGAAAATGGCATAATTCCACGCTGTCACTTTGAAGACATCACAAGAGCAGACTTTTATGGGTTTGTTGTGCCATTTGCAAATGAGCTTATGAAGCTTGCGCGCCAGGCAAACATGCCAGTAAAAATAAGAGCCTGTGACACTCTTGGGCTTGGTGTGTCTTACCCGGGAGTTGCACTGCCAAGAAGTGTGCAGGGTATAATCTATGGACTCAGGCACTATGCAGAAGTGCCATCCGAGTGGCTTGAGTGGCACGGTCACAACGACTTTTACAAGGCTGTTGTCAACTCGGGCACTGCATGGCTTTATGGTGCATCTGCTGTTAACTGTTCACTTTTGGGAATCGGTGAGCGAACAGGTAACACGCCTTTGGAGGCAATGGTTATTGAATACGCTCAGCTTCGCGGGACAACAAAGAACATGAGGCTTGAGGTAATTACCGAGATTGCAGATTATTTTGAAAAAGAGCTTGACTATGAGATTCCGCCAAGAACACCGTTTGTCGGGCGTGCATTTAACGCAACAAGGGCGGGAATTCATGCAGATGGTATTCTGAAGGATGAGGAGATTTACAACATATTTGACACGAAGAAAATTCTAAACAGACCAATTGTCATTGCGGTTGATGCACACTCAGGGCTTGCCGGTATTGCTGCGTGGATTAACACCTACTTCAGGCTTGAGGGTGACCAGAAGATTGACAAGCGCGACCCAAGGGTTGCTAAAATCAAAGAGTGGGTTGATAAAGAGTATGAAAACGGCAGAACAACTGTTATTGGTGATGATGAGCTTGAGATGGTTGTTAGGGAAGTCATGCCAGAGCTTTTCAGGATGCATGAAAGCAGGGTAAAATAG
- a CDS encoding DUF6922 domain-containing protein, translated as MKLPEDFKILFKNYNFEMLDTEKHKELIIKTVLAKGYWEHIEKLFDIYSFNEIKEVFLKDFYSVQELPLPTIYLWGSIFLDEKEYWKYRNMRRKMKLVEKWKPTRKVHK; from the coding sequence GTGAAACTTCCAGAGGATTTTAAAATTCTATTCAAAAATTATAACTTTGAAATGTTGGATACAGAAAAACACAAAGAATTAATAATAAAGACAGTATTGGCAAAAGGTTATTGGGAACACATCGAAAAGCTTTTTGACATTTACAGTTTCAACGAAATAAAAGAAGTATTTTTAAAAGACTTCTATTCAGTCCAAGAACTCCCTTTACCTACAATTTATCTCTGGGGAAGTATATTCCTTGATGAAAAAGAGTACTGGAAATATAGAAATATGAGAAGAAAGATGAAGCTTGTAGAAAAGTGGAAACCGACAAGAAAAGTACACAAGTAA
- a CDS encoding nucleotidyl transferase AbiEii/AbiGii toxin family protein yields MITEEKTKKEPVLMDMEVLDPEGYEICRNIAKSNLAKKFYLAGGTALALQLCHRKLYDLDFFQKEVSKKLKSI; encoded by the coding sequence ATGATTACAGAAGAAAAAACAAAAAAGGAGCCAGTTTTGATGGATATGGAAGTATTGGACCCAGAAGGATATGAAATATGTAGAAATATCGCTAAAAGCAATTTGGCAAAAAAATTCTACCTTGCAGGTGGTACTGCACTGGCATTACAGCTTTGCCATAGAAAGTTATATGATCTGGATTTTTTTCAAAAAGAAGTAAGCAAAAAATTGAAAAGTATATAA
- a CDS encoding ammonium transporter has translation MNRGFKVLLGIVLLILAVILGFSTAKADQITPEKVATAIDNVWVLVTAFLVFFMQAGFAMVEAGFTRAKNASNIVMKNLMDFAIGSVIFWLFGFAFMFGNDAGGFIGTSGFFLSDSFKHLGLSIPLTSFLMFQTVFAATAATIVSGAMAERTKFIAYCIYSAVISFIIYPVVGHWAWGGGWLSKLGFIDFAGSTVVHSVGGWCALIGAAMLGPRIGKYTKDGKVNAIPGHSITLAALGTFILWFGWFGFNPGSTLSGMNDKIGDIAVNTNLAAAMGAGLAMIYTWIKYKKPDVSMTLNGALAGLVAITAGCASVNTWGAAIIGGLAGVLVVIAVEFIDKKLKIDDPVGAISVHGVCGAFGTLMVGLFATDGGLFYGGGIKQFLVQLAGVASTFVWTTITAFILFAIIKLTVGLRVSEEEEIEGLDVAEHGASAYGDFVMKSQAVK, from the coding sequence ATGAATAGAGGTTTTAAAGTGCTACTTGGTATTGTACTTTTAATCCTGGCTGTGATATTAGGATTTAGCACAGCAAAAGCTGACCAGATTACACCTGAAAAGGTTGCAACAGCTATTGATAATGTATGGGTGCTTGTCACAGCGTTTTTGGTCTTTTTCATGCAAGCAGGGTTTGCAATGGTTGAAGCAGGTTTTACAAGAGCTAAGAACGCAAGCAACATTGTTATGAAAAACTTAATGGACTTTGCAATTGGTTCTGTAATTTTCTGGCTGTTTGGGTTTGCATTCATGTTTGGCAACGACGCTGGTGGTTTCATAGGAACGTCAGGATTTTTCCTGAGCGATTCATTCAAACATTTAGGGCTTTCAATTCCGCTTACATCATTTTTGATGTTCCAGACAGTTTTTGCAGCAACAGCTGCAACAATTGTATCTGGTGCTATGGCTGAGCGAACAAAGTTTATTGCATACTGTATCTACAGCGCAGTTATTTCATTCATAATATATCCTGTTGTTGGTCACTGGGCATGGGGCGGCGGCTGGCTGAGCAAGCTTGGTTTTATTGACTTTGCAGGCTCCACTGTTGTTCACTCAGTTGGTGGCTGGTGTGCTCTAATTGGCGCCGCAATGCTTGGACCAAGGATTGGTAAGTACACAAAAGATGGCAAGGTCAATGCTATCCCAGGCCATAGTATAACCTTAGCAGCACTTGGTACATTTATCTTGTGGTTTGGCTGGTTTGGATTCAACCCAGGTTCTACCCTTTCAGGTATGAACGATAAAATCGGCGATATTGCAGTCAATACAAACTTGGCAGCTGCAATGGGTGCAGGCTTGGCGATGATATATACATGGATAAAGTACAAAAAGCCTGATGTCAGTATGACACTAAACGGTGCTTTGGCAGGGCTTGTTGCAATCACAGCAGGATGTGCATCAGTCAACACATGGGGTGCAGCAATTATTGGTGGGCTTGCAGGAGTGCTTGTAGTTATCGCTGTTGAGTTTATTGACAAAAAGCTAAAAATTGACGACCCGGTTGGTGCAATCTCAGTTCATGGCGTTTGTGGTGCGTTTGGAACACTGATGGTTGGGCTTTTTGCAACAGATGGTGGACTTTTCTATGGCGGTGGAATAAAGCAATTTTTAGTTCAGCTTGCAGGTGTAGCTTCAACATTTGTATGGACCACAATAACAGCCTTTATCCTCTTTGCAATTATCAAGCTCACAGTTGGCTTGAGAGTCTCTGAAGAGGAAGAGATAGAAGGTCTGGATGTTGCAGAACATGGTGCATCAGCGTATGGCGACTTTGTAATGAAGTCTCAAGCAGTGAAGTAA
- a CDS encoding P-II family nitrogen regulator — translation MKKIECIIRPEKLEEVKDALNQLGIKGMTVSQVMGCGLQKGKTEYYRGVEININLLPKIKIELIVKDSEVDRIVDTIIKVARSGKIGDGKIFIYNVEDAVRIRTGENGESAI, via the coding sequence ATGAAAAAGATTGAGTGTATAATCAGGCCCGAGAAGCTTGAAGAGGTAAAAGATGCTTTAAACCAGCTTGGCATCAAAGGTATGACAGTCTCACAGGTTATGGGCTGTGGTCTTCAAAAGGGAAAGACTGAGTATTACAGAGGTGTTGAGATTAACATAAACCTCTTACCAAAAATAAAGATTGAGCTTATTGTAAAAGACTCAGAGGTTGATAGAATTGTAGACACAATCATAAAAGTTGCACGCTCTGGCAAGATAGGTGATGGAAAGATATTCATCTACAATGTCGAAGATGCAGTGAGAATCAGAACCGGCGAAAATGGAGAAAGTGCAATATGA
- the nifH gene encoding nitrogenase iron protein, producing the protein MRQIAIYGKGGIGKSTTTQNTVAALATLGKKVMIVGCDPKADSTRLILGVKSQVTVMDTVREVGESNVKLDKVMFTGFGGVRCVESGGPEPGVGCAGRGVITAINLLEELGAFTDDLDFVFYDVLGDVVCGGFAMPIREGKANEIYIVASGEMMALYAANNICRGILKFAEASGVRLGGIICNSRRVENEKELLEAFCKKLGTQLIKFIPRDNIVQKAEINRKTVIEYDPESNQAKEYLDLAKRIIENDMFVIPKPMPMDELEKLIEEYGLAD; encoded by the coding sequence ATGAGACAGATTGCAATCTATGGAAAAGGTGGTATTGGAAAGTCTACAACAACTCAAAACACAGTTGCAGCTTTAGCAACGCTTGGCAAAAAGGTGATGATTGTCGGATGTGACCCAAAAGCTGACTCAACGCGCCTAATTTTGGGAGTCAAATCACAGGTGACTGTGATGGACACAGTTAGAGAGGTAGGAGAGAGCAATGTCAAGCTTGACAAGGTAATGTTCACAGGCTTTGGCGGAGTTAGGTGTGTTGAGTCTGGTGGGCCAGAGCCTGGTGTTGGATGTGCTGGACGTGGTGTTATCACAGCAATCAACCTTTTAGAGGAGCTTGGAGCTTTTACTGACGATCTTGACTTTGTGTTCTATGATGTTCTTGGTGATGTTGTGTGTGGTGGGTTTGCAATGCCAATCAGAGAAGGGAAGGCGAACGAGATTTACATTGTAGCCTCTGGCGAGATGATGGCTCTTTATGCCGCAAACAACATCTGCCGAGGAATCCTCAAGTTTGCGGAGGCAAGTGGCGTTCGACTTGGCGGAATTATATGCAACTCAAGAAGGGTGGAAAACGAAAAAGAACTTTTAGAGGCATTTTGTAAAAAGCTTGGCACACAGCTTATAAAGTTTATCCCTCGCGACAACATTGTCCAGAAAGCAGAGATTAACAGAAAAACTGTGATTGAGTACGACCCTGAGAGCAATCAGGCAAAAGAGTACTTAGATCTTGCAAAGAGGATCATAGAAAACGACATGTTTGTAATTCCAAAACCCATGCCTATGGATGAGCTTGAAAAGCTGATTGAAGAGTATGGGCTGGCAGACTAA
- a CDS encoding P-II family nitrogen regulator, translating into MKMIRAIIRPEMQEKVVRALDSNGFVSMTKIDVFGRGKQKGIRTGSILYDELPKTMLMMVVEDEDCQKVVDIILQNAYTGNFGDGKIFISPVEEAYTIRTGEKKL; encoded by the coding sequence ATGAAGATGATAAGGGCAATAATAAGACCGGAGATGCAAGAAAAAGTTGTTCGTGCACTTGACTCAAATGGCTTTGTTTCTATGACAAAGATTGATGTGTTTGGCCGAGGCAAACAAAAGGGAATCAGAACAGGAAGTATCCTCTATGATGAGCTTCCCAAGACAATGCTGATGATGGTTGTTGAAGATGAGGATTGCCAAAAAGTTGTGGATATCATCCTACAAAATGCATACACAGGAAACTTCGGAGATGGTAAGATTTTCATAAGCCCTGTTGAAGAGGCGTATACAATCAGAACAGGTGAGAAGAAGCTTTAA
- a CDS encoding P-II family nitrogen regulator: MKEIIAIIRMNKVGVTKDVLAAAGYPAATFQKVLGRGKQRGLVGEVKAIEVDKATEMVLSSTAMEFVPKRMITIIVDDKDVERVVNIIMAVNRTGQVGDGKIFVLPVEDTIRIRTREKGFEALV; encoded by the coding sequence ATGAAAGAGATAATTGCAATTATCAGAATGAACAAGGTTGGCGTGACAAAGGATGTGCTTGCGGCAGCAGGATACCCTGCTGCCACATTCCAAAAAGTGTTGGGGCGTGGCAAACAGCGTGGGCTTGTTGGCGAGGTAAAAGCTATTGAGGTTGACAAGGCAACCGAGATGGTGCTTTCATCAACTGCCATGGAATTTGTTCCAAAACGCATGATTACAATCATTGTTGATGACAAGGATGTAGAAAGAGTTGTCAACATCATTATGGCGGTAAACCGCACAGGTCAGGTAGGAGATGGAAAGATATTTGTCCTACCTGTTGAAGATACCATCAGAATCAGGACAAGGGAAAAAGGCTTTGAGGCTTTGGTATGA
- a CDS encoding nitrogenase component I subunit alpha, which yields MPFVTLDCDKCIEERGKHTYITDKKNPVIPVCNVRTVPGDMTERGCAFAGARGVVGGPVKDVIQIVHGPVGCAYYTWSSRRHLSDSEFHRKYCFSTDMQEKDIVFGGEKKLYNAIIEANQEFPEAKAVFIYATCPTALIGDDLEAVAKKASKAIGKPVIAFNSPGFCGVSQSKGHHIANHTIFEKIIGTKELEDPTPYDVNIIGEYNIDGDYWVLEKLFTKIGLRIITAFTGNASYDNLCKMHHAKLNIVHCQRSATYIARLMKEKYGTPFIRVTLFGITETINSLREIGEFFGIQKRVEEVIEEELESIMPRLEFFREKLRGKRAMIYVGAPRVWHWIPLMRDLGIEVVACATTFGHEDDYEKINARADDGVLVIDNPNELELEEVIQKYKPDIFLTGLKEKYLAHKLGVPSLNSHSYENGPYVAFEGLVNFARDLYKSLYAPVWNFVGERWSAKWQPNWLTL from the coding sequence ATGCCATTTGTGACTCTTGATTGTGATAAGTGCATTGAAGAAAGGGGAAAACACACATATATCACTGATAAGAAAAATCCTGTGATACCTGTATGCAACGTCAGGACAGTGCCAGGTGATATGACAGAGCGCGGGTGTGCATTTGCAGGGGCAAGAGGTGTTGTTGGAGGACCTGTTAAAGATGTAATTCAGATAGTCCATGGTCCAGTTGGCTGTGCTTACTATACATGGTCATCTCGAAGACATCTTTCTGACAGTGAGTTTCACAGAAAATACTGCTTTTCAACAGATATGCAGGAAAAGGACATTGTCTTTGGAGGGGAAAAGAAGCTTTACAACGCCATAATCGAAGCAAACCAGGAATTTCCTGAGGCAAAAGCAGTGTTCATCTACGCAACATGCCCTACTGCCCTGATTGGCGATGACTTGGAAGCAGTTGCTAAAAAAGCTTCAAAAGCAATTGGAAAGCCGGTTATTGCCTTCAACTCACCAGGATTTTGTGGTGTTAGCCAATCCAAAGGACATCACATAGCAAACCACACAATATTTGAAAAGATTATTGGGACAAAAGAACTTGAAGACCCAACACCTTATGATGTGAACATTATTGGTGAGTACAATATAGATGGAGATTACTGGGTGCTTGAGAAGCTATTTACTAAAATAGGACTTAGAATTATCACAGCATTTACCGGCAATGCTTCATATGACAATCTTTGCAAGATGCACCATGCAAAACTCAACATTGTACATTGTCAAAGGTCAGCAACATATATAGCAAGGCTGATGAAGGAAAAGTATGGAACACCGTTTATTCGTGTCACACTTTTCGGGATAACAGAGACAATCAACTCACTTCGTGAAATTGGCGAATTTTTCGGGATACAAAAGAGGGTTGAAGAGGTCATTGAAGAAGAGCTCGAGTCAATCATGCCAAGGCTTGAGTTTTTCAGAGAAAAGCTACGAGGAAAACGCGCAATGATCTATGTTGGAGCACCACGAGTCTGGCACTGGATACCGCTTATGCGCGATTTGGGAATTGAAGTTGTGGCTTGTGCTACCACATTTGGGCATGAGGATGACTATGAAAAGATAAACGCAAGGGCAGACGATGGTGTGCTTGTCATAGACAATCCCAACGAGCTTGAGCTTGAAGAGGTAATCCAAAAATACAAACCTGATATATTCCTCACTGGTCTTAAAGAGAAATACCTTGCGCACAAGCTGGGTGTGCCGTCCCTCAATTCACATTCGTACGAGAATGGGCCATATGTAGCTTTTGAAGGACTTGTAAACTTTGCAAGAGACCTTTACAAATCATTATACGCACCTGTTTGGAATTTTGTAGGAGAGAGGTGGAGTGCAAAATGGCAACCAAACTGGCTAACCCTTTAA
- a CDS encoding nitrogenase component 1, giving the protein MATKLANPLISKANRHVTINPPKMCQPIGAMYATLGIDKAVPLVQGSQGCCTYVRYQFNRHFKEPVNIAVTSFHEDAAVFGGRCNLIEGIRNLVLRYSPTVIGVITTCSSETIGDDIEAFIKEAYKKLSEELNSEAAKGVYIVPIHTPSYAGTHVKGYDTATISYVRYFAKKKEENGKAYIIPGMINPGDIEEIKHILNLMKIEYSVLFDISKTLNSPLMPPKPLYPEGGTPYSELEDSANGKVVISLCPHAGGSAAKYLESEFGVKSILGPFPVGVANTDRFIENLSQVYGVEIPYELKVERGLLLDAMADTCQYTMMKKAAVFGDPDIVIGVTRFLCELGMDVKVVETATPSPTFTDEIKTIFDEYNIEGEILVDSDLYEFEYLAKEAGVDVVLGNSKGVEVTKSIKCPLVRIGFPVYDRVGYFRYGITGYRGSIWLLDLIVNTILDYSYPHDKLHQ; this is encoded by the coding sequence ATGGCAACCAAACTGGCTAACCCTTTAATCTCAAAGGCAAACAGGCATGTGACAATTAACCCGCCAAAGATGTGCCAGCCAATTGGTGCAATGTACGCAACCCTTGGTATAGACAAAGCAGTTCCGCTTGTCCAGGGTTCACAAGGCTGCTGCACTTATGTGCGATACCAGTTCAACAGACATTTTAAAGAGCCGGTTAACATTGCAGTGACATCATTCCATGAGGATGCGGCGGTCTTTGGCGGGCGCTGCAACCTCATAGAAGGTATCAGAAACCTTGTTTTGAGATACTCACCAACAGTAATTGGTGTAATTACCACATGTTCGAGCGAGACAATAGGCGATGACATTGAAGCGTTTATCAAAGAGGCGTACAAAAAGCTTTCTGAGGAGCTAAATAGCGAGGCGGCAAAGGGTGTATATATTGTGCCCATTCACACACCAAGCTATGCAGGAACACATGTAAAAGGGTATGACACAGCAACCATCTCATATGTAAGGTACTTTGCAAAGAAAAAAGAGGAAAATGGCAAAGCATATATAATCCCTGGCATGATAAACCCCGGCGACATTGAGGAGATAAAACACATATTGAACCTGATGAAGATTGAGTATTCAGTTCTATTTGATATCTCAAAGACTCTAAACTCGCCTCTTATGCCGCCCAAGCCTCTCTACCCTGAAGGTGGTACACCTTATTCAGAGCTTGAAGACAGTGCAAACGGCAAGGTAGTAATCTCCCTTTGTCCACATGCCGGAGGCTCCGCTGCCAAGTATTTAGAAAGCGAATTTGGTGTAAAGAGCATCTTAGGCCCGTTCCCTGTTGGTGTTGCTAATACTGACAGGTTCATTGAAAATCTCTCACAAGTATATGGGGTTGAAATACCCTATGAACTAAAAGTTGAAAGAGGACTTTTATTAGATGCCATGGCAGATACATGCCAGTACACAATGATGAAGAAGGCAGCTGTGTTTGGCGACCCTGACATTGTGATTGGTGTCACAAGATTTTTGTGTGAGCTTGGAATGGATGTCAAGGTGGTTGAGACTGCAACCCCAAGCCCAACATTCACAGATGAGATAAAAACTATATTTGATGAGTACAACATAGAAGGTGAGATTCTTGTTGACAGCGACCTTTACGAGTTTGAGTACTTGGCGAAAGAGGCAGGGGTTGATGTTGTGCTTGGAAATTCAAAAGGTGTTGAAGTTACCAAATCAATAAAATGTCCACTTGTCAGAATAGGTTTTCCTGTATACGACAGAGTAGGGTATTTTAGGTACGGAATTACAGGGTACAGAGGCAGTATATGGCTTTTGGATTTGATTGTCAATACCATCTTAGATTATTCGTATCCGCATGATAAGCTACATCAGTAA
- a CDS encoding nitrogenase component 1 gives MNVQNLLQQRAQHITKDGIPECQRPTIPGIMSQRACTYYGARWVLAPIKNSLHLVHAPADCAFYGQNVRRKNYMILSTDLIEKDIIFGASRKLEESIVEADKIFDSYDLIFVYATCTASQIGEDIEWSIKRVKDRVNKILIPVVVPGFSGYSQADGHHIAQRSIANYILKNFKKTGEIENSVNIIGEYNVAGESQVIKRLLEKMGINVICTYTGDCSLSLMEKSVNAKLNLLLCKSSGLLLAQFMKERFSIPYMEVSFYGIENTIASIKKIAKFFGKEKATEIIAEEEFSKIKHKIQFFKSKLQSKKALVLLGGSRIGFMTNAFKEAGLSILVCGSQFGCSNDYQTARCVLPDSILVDDFNCAEVEEIILRFSPDLFIGGTREWYLSHKFGVPFLVLPQETKPYACFEGFLHLLVDIYKEVFAPVWRLI, from the coding sequence ATGAATGTTCAAAATCTTTTGCAGCAAAGAGCACAGCATATAACCAAAGATGGAATTCCTGAGTGTCAAAGACCTACAATCCCAGGGATTATGTCCCAGCGCGCATGTACCTATTACGGTGCGCGCTGGGTACTTGCCCCAATTAAAAATTCTCTTCATCTTGTTCATGCACCGGCTGACTGTGCATTTTACGGTCAGAATGTCAGGAGGAAAAACTACATGATCCTCTCAACAGACCTTATAGAAAAGGACATCATATTTGGTGCATCAAGGAAATTAGAAGAGAGCATAGTTGAGGCAGACAAAATCTTTGATAGCTACGACCTTATATTTGTTTACGCAACATGCACAGCTTCGCAAATTGGCGAGGACATTGAATGGTCAATTAAAAGGGTGAAAGACAGGGTTAACAAAATTCTAATCCCAGTTGTTGTTCCTGGGTTTTCGGGGTATTCACAAGCAGATGGGCATCACATCGCACAAAGATCAATTGCAAACTATATACTCAAAAATTTCAAAAAGACAGGTGAAATTGAAAATTCTGTTAATATCATTGGCGAGTACAATGTAGCAGGAGAGAGCCAAGTTATAAAAAGGCTTTTAGAAAAAATGGGGATAAATGTAATTTGCACCTACACAGGCGATTGTAGTCTTTCTCTGATGGAAAAAAGCGTAAATGCAAAGCTAAATCTTTTGCTTTGTAAAAGCTCTGGACTTTTGCTTGCACAGTTTATGAAAGAGAGATTTTCAATACCGTATATGGAGGTCTCTTTCTATGGTATTGAAAACACCATAGCCTCAATTAAAAAGATAGCAAAATTTTTCGGAAAAGAAAAGGCTACTGAAATTATTGCAGAAGAAGAGTTTTCAAAGATAAAACACAAGATACAGTTTTTCAAAAGCAAATTGCAAAGCAAAAAAGCACTTGTGCTTTTAGGAGGGTCGCGCATAGGTTTTATGACAAATGCTTTCAAAGAAGCAGGGCTTTCTATCTTGGTGTGCGGAAGCCAGTTTGGATGTTCAAACGACTACCAAACTGCACGCTGCGTGCTTCCTGACAGCATCTTGGTGGACGATTTTAACTGTGCAGAGGTTGAAGAGATAATATTAAGGTTTTCGCCCGACCTTTTCATTGGTGGAACAAGAGAGTGGTACCTTTCACATAAGTTTGGCGTGCCGTTTTTGGTTCTGCCTCAAGAGACAAAGCCGTATGCCTGTTTTGAAGGTTTTTTGCATTTGCTTGTTGACATATACAAAGAAGTCTTTGCACCTGTTTGGAGGCTGATTTGA